Proteins encoded in a region of the Sulfitobacter albidus genome:
- a CDS encoding FAD-dependent oxidoreductase yields the protein MVAVRYQTAFKLYPYARVPDQDAAPVRHPVVIIGGGPVGLALALDLGQRGTPALVLDDHEGAGLGSKAICFAKRTLDIATRLGAGAPMVDKGVVWNVGRVFHGAGKVFEFNLLPEEGHRNPAFINLQQPYFERFLHDAIRTAQSEGAPIEVRGRNSVTSVTPHADHSVIEVDTPDGPYTLEADWLIACDGARSPTRDMLGLSFDGRVFEDNFLIADVRMKANFPTERWFWFEPPFEGAGQSALLHKQPDDIWRIDFQLGWDIDRAQELEPERIRARVDAMLSSQSGTVPEYELEWTSIYTFQCRRMERFRHGPVLFAGDSAHQVSPFGARGANSGVQDADNLGWKLDLVCKGAADARLLDTYATEREFAADENILNSSRATDFMTPKSEISQIFRNAVLEMAARAPFARPLVNSGRLSVPCTYDGFALFGEDALNGPARTRPGSACPDAPLADGYLLDHLRGGFTLLSIGGEAPQLPNSDSISLQSLHVPDPSEELAERYLGAAAEAVYLIRPDQHVVARWPAFDAAAVVAALTIASGKELA from the coding sequence ATGGTTGCGGTACGCTATCAGACAGCCTTCAAGCTGTACCCCTACGCCCGTGTGCCCGATCAGGACGCGGCACCGGTGCGTCATCCGGTTGTGATTATCGGGGGCGGGCCTGTCGGCCTCGCCCTCGCGCTGGATCTTGGGCAGCGCGGCACGCCCGCGCTTGTGCTCGACGATCACGAGGGCGCGGGGCTGGGCTCAAAGGCGATCTGTTTCGCCAAACGCACGCTCGATATCGCGACACGCCTGGGGGCCGGTGCGCCGATGGTGGACAAGGGGGTCGTCTGGAATGTCGGGCGGGTATTTCACGGCGCGGGCAAAGTGTTCGAATTCAATCTCCTGCCCGAAGAGGGGCACCGCAACCCCGCCTTCATAAACCTGCAACAGCCCTATTTCGAACGCTTCCTGCACGACGCCATCCGCACGGCCCAATCGGAGGGCGCGCCGATCGAAGTGCGCGGGCGAAACTCGGTCACCTCCGTCACGCCCCACGCAGATCATTCGGTGATCGAAGTCGACACGCCCGATGGCCCCTATACGCTTGAGGCCGACTGGCTCATCGCCTGTGACGGTGCGCGCTCGCCCACGCGCGACATGCTGGGGCTCAGCTTTGATGGGCGCGTGTTCGAGGATAATTTCCTGATTGCCGACGTGCGGATGAAGGCCAATTTCCCGACCGAGCGGTGGTTTTGGTTCGAGCCGCCGTTCGAAGGGGCAGGCCAATCCGCCCTGCTGCACAAGCAACCCGATGACATCTGGCGGATCGACTTTCAGTTGGGATGGGACATCGACCGTGCGCAGGAGCTGGAGCCCGAGCGCATCCGCGCCCGCGTTGATGCGATGCTCAGTTCGCAAAGCGGCACCGTGCCGGAATACGAGCTTGAATGGACTTCAATCTACACGTTTCAGTGCCGGCGGATGGAACGGTTTCGCCATGGTCCGGTCCTGTTTGCCGGAGACAGTGCGCATCAGGTCTCGCCCTTTGGCGCACGCGGGGCCAATTCGGGCGTGCAGGATGCCGACAACCTTGGCTGGAAGCTTGATCTGGTGTGCAAGGGCGCGGCGGACGCCAGACTGCTTGACACCTATGCGACCGAGCGCGAGTTCGCGGCGGACGAGAACATCCTCAATTCATCGCGGGCGACCGATTTCATGACGCCCAAATCCGAGATCAGCCAGATATTTCGCAACGCCGTACTGGAAATGGCGGCACGCGCGCCCTTTGCCCGCCCGTTGGTGAATTCAGGTCGCCTATCGGTGCCCTGCACCTACGATGGTTTTGCGCTTTTTGGTGAAGATGCACTGAACGGTCCTGCGCGCACGCGCCCCGGTAGTGCCTGCCCGGATGCGCCTTTGGCCGACGGTTATCTATTGGATCACCTGCGCGGTGGCTTCACGCTTCTGTCGATTGGTGGTGAGGCTCCGCAGCTGCCAAATTCTGACAGTATCTCGTTACAGTCGCTGCACGTGCCTGACCCTTCCGAAGAATTGGCGGAGCGCTATCTGGGGGCTGCCGCCGAGGCCGTCTATCTCATCCGTCCCGACCAGCATGTGGTCGCACGCTGGCCCGCATTTGACGCGGCGGCGGTAGTCGCCGCGCTGACCATTGCTAGCGGAAAGGAGCTTGCATGA
- a CDS encoding DUF2783 domain-containing protein, whose protein sequence is MSLNLAPNLPDPDGFYQELIEAHAGLDKAQSDAFNARLILTLANHIGDRAVLRAALEAAK, encoded by the coding sequence ATGAGCCTGAACCTCGCGCCGAACCTGCCCGACCCGGATGGCTTCTATCAAGAGTTGATCGAGGCGCACGCGGGCCTCGACAAAGCGCAAAGCGATGCCTTCAACGCGCGGCTGATCCTGACGCTGGCCAATCACATCGGGGACCGCGCCGTTCTGCGTGCCGCGCTTGAGGCGGCGAAGTGA
- the maiA gene encoding maleylacetoacetate isomerase, whose protein sequence is MTDVVLWDYPKSSASYRLRIALNLAGIAYRIETVNLLTGEHRSDAHRARNPQGLVPVLDIDGLRLTQSLAILDYLDETRALGLLPTDPSGRAQVRALAQSIAVDLHPVCNLSVMLQATGGQEPARNDWMRHFIPIGLDAFEALLTAFPQTAFAAGDAPGLADICLMPQLYNARRWGVAYSHLPRIAAVEVACNAHPAFQRAAPD, encoded by the coding sequence GTGACGGACGTCGTTCTTTGGGACTATCCAAAATCCTCTGCCAGCTACCGGCTGCGCATTGCGCTGAACCTCGCGGGCATCGCCTACCGGATCGAGACGGTGAACCTGCTGACCGGGGAGCACCGCAGCGACGCCCACCGTGCCCGCAATCCGCAAGGGCTGGTGCCTGTGCTCGACATTGACGGCCTGCGCCTGACGCAGTCTCTCGCGATTCTCGACTATCTCGACGAGACACGCGCGCTGGGGCTGTTGCCGACGGATCCGAGCGGTCGCGCGCAGGTACGCGCGTTGGCACAGAGCATCGCTGTGGACCTGCACCCGGTCTGCAACCTCTCGGTGATGCTTCAGGCAACCGGCGGGCAGGAACCCGCGCGAAACGACTGGATGCGCCATTTCATCCCCATAGGGCTCGACGCTTTCGAAGCGCTTTTGACGGCATTCCCGCAAACGGCCTTTGCAGCGGGAGATGCTCCCGGGCTCGCCGATATCTGTCTGATGCCGCAGCTCTATAACGCGCGGCGCTGGGGTGTTGCCTATTCCCATTTACCACGGATCGCAGCGGTGGAGGTTGCGTGCAACGCACACCCCGCATTTCAACGGGCGGCTCCGGACTAA
- a CDS encoding 2Fe-2S iron-sulfur cluster-binding protein has protein sequence MARLLSRRNRPVHMGPHKMEQLARRRSLPDLNAVPAMRQLAIDGNAAPASIVHAMRDHQAMLDAIRDGLINRAVADAPEDPTERANHLKAFAYFADAADTGICLLPEDARLPTPFANPHSATLIAELGNRQSKTLASGIDGIMADLRESMQTPTGGIDTHTHALVLLYENPRTPTRNEPGADWIHGAQTHRAALFASETAVVLANYLRLLGHDARGHTASASDVDLGRLAVAAGVLTCIDGTLVHPFVGTRFGLAAVTTTFALTPDKPLAEQPPRATDRTAPFSKRRFVDGAHRFETLKRVDTPTTYIDAPNVARVPKRADMFARALFGDMGKKMQEGARGGHYVEQAAPSMAQRRALGAFSLLQDGAAAPERTALPPKDAADLVKATSYWLGADAVGISACPDWTWYSHDARGTPIDPPHGHAISMIIDQGYETMEGSSGDDWIAVAQSMRAYLRFSLIGGVVAKQLRNLGYKAKAHTVIDGEVLQPPLLLLSGLGEVSRIGEVILNPFLGPRLKSGVVTTDLEMTPDKPIDFGLQRFCEACNKCARECPSGAITAGPKLMFNGYEIWKSDSQKCATYRITTPGGAMCGRCMKTCPWNLEGLFAEAPFRWAAMNVPKLAPTLARLDDAVGKGGLNPVKKWWWDLEIAEDGGYRAARAPVNARDLQTDLDLRYEDQTLAVYPAPLAPPPYPYPFPMDREAGIAAYRAMVSADEYRKRRAAGDDSVLHCYDPGGDSPVIEVEVTRAEPGAEGIMLYDFARPDGGPLPAWTAGAHLNIVVAPEYLRQYSMCGDPADRDRYRIAVLREDAGRGGSKLMHRIFTPGRRIFISRPINHFALEPAATRTILMAGGIGITPLVAMAHELHAEARDFTMHYSGRSRATMALLDQIATAPWADRVHLHVTDEGARADLDTLLADYAEGWHLYTCGSDRYMDAVMQAAARAGFPEEARHLEYFAVPEQPDYVNHAFTLKLARSGQSLHVPADKTATDILTENGISIDVKCADGICGVCRCGLVSGQVEHRDFVLSMAQRETAVILCQSRAANPGGVIEIDL, from the coding sequence ATGGCCCGTCTCCTCTCCCGCCGTAACCGTCCCGTGCACATGGGCCCCCACAAGATGGAACAGTTGGCCCGTCGGCGTAGCCTGCCCGATTTGAATGCCGTTCCGGCCATGCGCCAACTGGCCATCGACGGTAACGCCGCGCCCGCCTCGATTGTGCATGCCATGCGCGATCATCAGGCGATGCTGGACGCGATCCGCGACGGGCTGATCAATCGCGCGGTCGCCGACGCCCCGGAGGACCCGACCGAACGGGCAAATCATCTCAAGGCATTTGCTTACTTCGCCGACGCGGCGGACACCGGAATTTGCCTGCTGCCCGAAGACGCGCGTCTGCCCACGCCCTTTGCCAACCCACACAGCGCGACATTGATCGCCGAGTTAGGCAACCGCCAGTCAAAGACCCTCGCCTCAGGTATCGACGGCATCATGGCGGATCTGCGGGAGAGCATGCAGACCCCAACGGGCGGAATAGACACCCATACGCACGCGCTGGTCCTGCTTTACGAAAACCCCCGGACGCCGACGCGAAACGAGCCCGGCGCGGATTGGATCCACGGCGCACAGACACATCGCGCGGCTCTGTTTGCATCGGAAACAGCGGTGGTGCTGGCCAACTACCTGCGTCTTTTGGGCCATGACGCGCGGGGGCACACCGCCTCTGCGTCGGACGTGGATCTGGGAAGGCTCGCCGTGGCGGCAGGAGTGCTGACCTGCATCGACGGAACGCTTGTGCATCCCTTCGTCGGCACCCGATTTGGTCTGGCCGCCGTCACGACCACATTTGCCCTGACCCCCGACAAACCGCTGGCAGAGCAGCCGCCTCGCGCGACCGACCGCACCGCACCTTTTTCCAAACGCCGCTTTGTCGACGGGGCCCACCGCTTCGAGACGCTTAAACGCGTCGATACGCCCACGACCTATATCGACGCGCCAAACGTCGCGCGGGTGCCCAAACGCGCGGATATGTTCGCCCGTGCGCTCTTTGGGGATATGGGCAAAAAGATGCAGGAAGGCGCACGGGGCGGTCACTACGTCGAACAAGCGGCCCCATCGATGGCGCAGCGCCGTGCGCTTGGCGCCTTCAGCCTCTTGCAAGACGGTGCCGCCGCGCCTGAGCGCACCGCGCTCCCCCCAAAAGACGCCGCCGATCTGGTCAAGGCGACAAGCTATTGGCTGGGTGCGGATGCTGTCGGTATCTCTGCCTGCCCTGACTGGACGTGGTATAGCCACGACGCCCGTGGCACTCCCATCGACCCACCCCACGGCCACGCGATCAGCATGATCATCGATCAAGGCTATGAGACGATGGAGGGATCGTCGGGCGATGACTGGATCGCGGTCGCCCAATCCATGCGCGCCTACCTGCGGTTTTCGCTGATCGGCGGGGTCGTTGCCAAGCAGCTGCGCAATCTGGGCTACAAGGCCAAGGCGCATACAGTCATCGACGGCGAGGTTCTGCAGCCGCCGCTATTACTGCTCAGCGGTCTGGGCGAGGTCAGCCGTATTGGGGAGGTGATCCTCAACCCCTTCCTCGGCCCGCGCCTGAAATCCGGCGTGGTCACAACCGATCTGGAGATGACGCCCGACAAGCCCATCGACTTCGGCCTTCAACGGTTCTGCGAAGCTTGCAACAAATGCGCCCGCGAATGCCCCTCAGGCGCGATCACGGCGGGGCCGAAGCTGATGTTCAACGGGTACGAGATCTGGAAATCCGACAGCCAGAAATGCGCCACCTACCGGATCACCACGCCTGGAGGGGCGATGTGCGGGCGCTGCATGAAAACCTGTCCCTGGAACCTCGAAGGGCTCTTTGCCGAAGCGCCCTTCCGCTGGGCCGCGATGAACGTACCGAAACTGGCGCCGACGCTCGCGCGGCTTGACGATGCGGTAGGCAAGGGCGGTTTGAACCCGGTCAAGAAATGGTGGTGGGATCTGGAGATCGCCGAGGATGGCGGCTACCGCGCGGCGCGCGCACCGGTGAACGCCCGCGATCTGCAAACCGACCTTGATCTGCGCTACGAGGATCAGACGCTCGCCGTCTATCCCGCCCCGCTGGCGCCCCCGCCCTACCCCTACCCTTTCCCGATGGACCGCGAGGCGGGCATCGCCGCCTACCGCGCCATGGTTTCCGCCGATGAATACCGCAAAAGGCGCGCGGCGGGCGACGACAGCGTGCTGCACTGCTACGATCCCGGCGGCGACAGCCCTGTGATCGAGGTCGAAGTCACCCGCGCAGAGCCGGGAGCTGAGGGCATCATGCTGTATGATTTTGCGCGGCCTGATGGCGGCCCCCTGCCCGCGTGGACCGCCGGTGCGCATCTCAATATCGTCGTGGCGCCGGAATACCTGCGGCAATACTCCATGTGCGGCGATCCAGCCGACCGCGACCGCTACCGCATCGCGGTTCTGCGCGAGGACGCAGGGCGCGGGGGATCGAAGCTGATGCACCGGATCTTTACCCCCGGGCGGCGGATCTTCATCTCCCGTCCGATCAATCACTTTGCGCTGGAGCCTGCCGCCACGCGAACGATCTTGATGGCGGGTGGCATCGGCATCACGCCGCTGGTCGCCATGGCGCATGAACTGCACGCAGAGGCACGTGATTTCACGATGCATTATTCCGGCCGCTCGCGCGCGACCATGGCGCTACTGGATCAGATCGCCACCGCGCCATGGGCCGACCGTGTCCACCTTCATGTTACCGACGAAGGCGCCCGCGCTGACCTCGACACTTTGCTGGCAGATTACGCGGAGGGTTGGCATCTTTATACCTGCGGGTCGGATCGCTATATGGACGCGGTCATGCAGGCCGCCGCGCGCGCGGGCTTTCCCGAAGAAGCGCGACATCTTGAGTATTTCGCCGTGCCTGAGCAACCTGACTACGTGAACCACGCCTTCACCCTTAAGCTTGCCAGATCAGGGCAGAGCCTGCATGTGCCGGCGGATAAGACAGCCACCGATATCCTGACAGAAAATGGCATTAGTATTGACGTGAAATGCGCTGACGGCATCTGCGGGGTGTGCAGATGCGGATTGGTTTCGGGGCAAGTCGAGCATCGGGATTTTGTCCTGTCGATGGCACAAAGGGAAACTGCGGTAATCCTGTGCCAATCCCGTGCCGCAAATCCCGGCGGCGTGATCGAGATTGACCTTTAG
- a CDS encoding ABC transporter permease, producing the protein MDQKAISTLALTVAAICLLPLLGVVAAALLGSFDTLLQLAQTVLWRYTWTTLVLVVLVASGTIVIGTVTAWLVVTCEFPGRRVFEVALVLPLAFPAYVLAYAYTDVLDHPGIVQTTLRAVMGWGPRDYWFPEIRSLGGAALMLTLVLYPYVYLLTRAAFRMQAATPFFAARSLGSSPAAAFWRVSLPMARPAIAAGALLVMMETIADFGTVAHFSVQTFATGIYTSWFGLADRAAAAQLALGLLAFALLVAALEHLNRGAATFAAKGRQEPFSRFELAPGRAFLAQLACAGPILLGVVVPVVTLTLMGLRSEQDIFSARYAGFIRSTLTLAGLAAILTVGAAVLLGTFNRVFHHRRAVVALFIGRLGYAVPGGVIAVGLLVPFATFDNWLDARMEAWFDISTGLLISGSIWLLVMAYMIRFLAAAIGAYDSGLATVTPNMDAAARVLGRTSWGTVRSVHMPVLRSSILTALVIVFVDTVKELPATLILRPFNYDTLAVQAFRLASDERLEGAAVPSLMIAAIGLIPVVLLCAQIGDWRRGLRSHSRHMA; encoded by the coding sequence ATGGATCAGAAAGCGATCTCGACACTTGCCCTGACGGTGGCGGCAATATGCCTGCTGCCGCTTCTGGGTGTTGTGGCGGCGGCCCTGCTGGGATCCTTCGATACACTCCTTCAGCTCGCGCAGACGGTTCTGTGGCGCTACACATGGACAACGCTTGTGCTCGTCGTTCTGGTGGCGTCCGGCACGATCGTGATCGGTACGGTGACGGCCTGGCTTGTCGTAACCTGCGAATTTCCCGGGCGCCGGGTGTTTGAGGTCGCGCTGGTGCTGCCGTTGGCGTTCCCGGCTTATGTGCTGGCCTATGCCTACACGGACGTTCTGGATCATCCCGGTATCGTGCAAACGACGCTGCGTGCGGTCATGGGGTGGGGACCGCGTGACTACTGGTTCCCCGAGATCCGCTCGTTGGGGGGGGCAGCCCTGATGCTGACGCTTGTACTTTACCCCTACGTCTATCTGCTGACGCGGGCGGCGTTCAGAATGCAGGCGGCGACGCCGTTTTTCGCCGCACGTTCGCTGGGGTCATCGCCGGCGGCTGCGTTCTGGCGTGTTTCGCTTCCCATGGCCCGCCCGGCAATCGCCGCCGGTGCCTTGCTGGTGATGATGGAGACGATTGCCGATTTCGGTACCGTTGCGCATTTCAGCGTTCAGACTTTTGCGACCGGCATCTACACCAGCTGGTTCGGCCTTGCCGACCGGGCGGCGGCGGCGCAGCTTGCGCTGGGGCTGTTGGCTTTCGCCCTACTCGTGGCTGCTTTGGAGCATCTTAATCGCGGAGCCGCCACATTTGCGGCAAAGGGGCGGCAGGAGCCCTTTTCCCGTTTTGAACTTGCACCGGGCCGGGCGTTTTTGGCGCAGCTGGCCTGCGCGGGGCCGATCCTGCTGGGGGTGGTCGTCCCTGTCGTGACGCTGACGCTGATGGGGCTGCGGTCAGAGCAGGATATTTTCAGCGCCCGCTACGCAGGTTTCATCCGCAGCACGCTGACCCTCGCCGGTCTCGCCGCGATCCTGACGGTGGGCGCGGCTGTGCTGCTGGGGACGTTCAATCGGGTGTTTCACCACCGCAGGGCCGTGGTCGCGCTCTTTATCGGGCGGTTGGGTTATGCGGTGCCGGGCGGGGTTATTGCGGTAGGGCTGCTGGTGCCCTTTGCCACATTTGACAACTGGCTCGACGCGCGGATGGAGGCGTGGTTTGACATCTCGACGGGGCTGCTCATTTCAGGCTCGATCTGGTTGCTGGTGATGGCCTATATGATCCGCTTTCTTGCCGCCGCCATCGGCGCCTACGACAGTGGTCTGGCGACCGTCACGCCGAACATGGATGCCGCCGCCCGCGTGCTGGGCCGCACAAGCTGGGGCACCGTGCGCAGCGTGCATATGCCAGTGCTACGTTCAAGCATCCTTACGGCGCTTGTCATCGTCTTTGTCGACACGGTCAAGGAGTTGCCTGCCACGCTTATCCTGCGTCCGTTCAATTACGACACATTGGCAGTGCAGGCTTTCCGCCTCGCCTCGGATGAGCGGCTTGAAGGGGCGGCGGTGCCGAGCCTGATGATCGCCGCCATCGGTCTGATCCCGGTTGTCCTGCTGTGCGCGCAGATCGGAGACTGGCGCCGCGGCCTGCGCTCACATTCGCGGCATATGGCTTGA
- the selD gene encoding selenide, water dikinase SelD: protein MLTKPPLTRDLVLIGGGHAHALVLRAWGMKPLPGARLTVINPGPTAPYTGMLPGHVAGHYGRDDLEIDLVRLCRFSGARLILSHASGIDRSAREIFVEGQEPVAYDVASIDIGITAQMSLPGFAEHAVGAKPLDRYARVWRQFRADVAAGARPARVAVIGGGVAGCELAMAMAHALREDGQAPQVSVIEAGSQISGVGAAARRRLGAAMDGLGVRFIGEARIARIAAQAVVLEDGTEIAAAFCVGAAGATPHGWLAQTDLPLHEGFVTVDPYLRVTGDPHLFAVGDCAHLSFAPRPKAGVFAVRAAPVLRHNLVAALAGGALRRFHPQRSYLKLISLGEKSALAEKFGVAVAAPTLWRWKDRIDRAFMDRLGDLPAMTVPKAPTRVARGADDLADPLCGGCGAKVGGALLRGAVGRGDDAAIVAQPGGGFQVISVDHLRGFVEDPVTMTRIAALHALGDIWAMGAAPQSALSSLILPRMSEALQARTLREITQTARAVFAEAGAELIGGHTTMGAELTIGFTVTGTRENAPITLDGARAGDVLLLTRPVGSGVILAADMAGRAPGQVVADLLRRMTEPQDVAARLLSGANAMTDVTGFGLLGHVQQICAASGLRAEIDSAQVPVYAGARALSDAGERSSLLRANTADVAIAGQACPLLFDPQTAGGLLAALPEKDARVALDGLRAAGKEGWIIGALSDGRGPIRVS, encoded by the coding sequence ATGTTGACCAAGCCCCCTCTGACCCGTGACCTTGTCTTGATCGGAGGCGGCCATGCACATGCGCTTGTCCTGCGGGCATGGGGCATGAAGCCGCTGCCGGGCGCGCGCCTGACTGTTATCAATCCCGGTCCGACGGCGCCCTACACGGGTATGTTGCCGGGGCATGTGGCAGGCCACTACGGCAGGGATGATCTGGAGATTGATCTGGTGCGCCTGTGCCGTTTTTCCGGCGCGCGCCTGATCCTGTCGCACGCCAGCGGGATTGACCGCAGCGCGCGCGAGATTTTCGTCGAAGGGCAGGAGCCCGTGGCCTACGATGTCGCCTCCATCGACATCGGCATTACGGCGCAGATGAGCCTGCCCGGCTTTGCCGAGCACGCGGTTGGCGCAAAGCCTCTGGACCGGTACGCGCGGGTCTGGCGGCAGTTCCGCGCGGATGTGGCTGCGGGGGCGCGGCCTGCGCGGGTCGCGGTGATCGGTGGGGGCGTCGCGGGGTGCGAGCTTGCCATGGCCATGGCCCACGCGTTGCGCGAGGATGGGCAGGCACCGCAAGTCAGCGTGATTGAAGCGGGTTCGCAGATCTCCGGTGTCGGTGCTGCCGCGCGGCGGCGGCTCGGCGCGGCGATGGACGGCCTTGGCGTGCGGTTCATTGGGGAGGCGCGGATCGCGCGGATCGCGGCGCAGGCCGTGGTACTGGAAGACGGAACAGAAATCGCGGCTGCCTTCTGCGTTGGTGCCGCCGGCGCCACGCCGCACGGTTGGTTGGCGCAAACAGATCTACCCCTTCACGAAGGTTTCGTCACCGTGGATCCCTATCTGCGTGTGACGGGTGATCCGCATCTCTTTGCCGTGGGGGATTGTGCGCATCTGTCGTTTGCTCCGCGCCCCAAGGCTGGCGTTTTTGCGGTACGTGCCGCCCCGGTGCTGCGCCACAACCTGGTGGCTGCACTGGCGGGGGGCGCGCTGCGTCGCTTTCACCCGCAGCGCAGCTATCTCAAGCTGATCTCTCTGGGGGAGAAATCTGCACTGGCGGAGAAGTTTGGCGTGGCTGTCGCGGCGCCGACGCTATGGCGGTGGAAAGACAGGATCGACCGCGCGTTCATGGACCGTCTCGGGGATCTGCCCGCGATGACAGTGCCAAAGGCGCCAACGCGTGTGGCAAGGGGCGCCGACGATCTGGCTGATCCATTGTGTGGCGGCTGTGGCGCCAAGGTCGGCGGCGCGCTGTTGCGTGGCGCGGTCGGGCGGGGCGATGACGCGGCGATTGTGGCGCAACCCGGTGGTGGATTTCAGGTCATCAGCGTCGATCATCTGCGCGGTTTTGTGGAGGATCCGGTCACAATGACGCGGATTGCTGCGTTGCACGCGCTAGGCGACATTTGGGCGATGGGCGCGGCCCCGCAATCCGCGCTATCGAGCCTGATCCTGCCGCGGATGTCGGAGGCGTTGCAGGCCCGGACCTTGCGGGAGATCACGCAGACTGCACGCGCGGTGTTTGCCGAAGCGGGGGCCGAGCTGATTGGTGGGCATACGACCATGGGGGCGGAGCTGACCATCGGCTTTACGGTCACGGGCACACGGGAAAACGCTCCGATCACGCTGGATGGCGCGCGGGCCGGGGATGTGCTGCTGCTGACGCGGCCGGTCGGGTCGGGGGTGATCCTTGCCGCTGACATGGCGGGCCGGGCGCCGGGTCAGGTGGTGGCGGATCTGTTGCGCAGGATGACGGAACCGCAGGATGTGGCCGCGCGGCTGCTCTCCGGGGCGAATGCGATGACCGATGTAACCGGCTTTGGCCTGTTGGGGCACGTGCAGCAGATCTGTGCCGCCTCGGGCCTGCGTGCCGAGATCGATAGTGCGCAGGTGCCGGTCTACGCCGGTGCGCGCGCCCTCAGCGACGCCGGTGAACGGTCATCCCTGTTGCGGGCGAATACGGCGGATGTTGCGATAGCGGGGCAGGCGTGCCCGCTGTTGTTCGATCCGCAGACGGCCGGTGGACTGCTGGCGGCCCTGCCCGAAAAGGACGCGCGCGTGGCCCTCGACGGCTTGCGGGCGGCGGGGAAAGAGGGCTGGATCATCGGGGCGTTGTCCGACGGGCGTGGCCCAATCCGCGTCAGCTGA
- the mnmH gene encoding tRNA 2-selenouridine(34) synthase MnmH: MTPLTLSNLTDLTRCAADTIIDVRAPSEFAEDHLPGAINLPVLSDSERAEVGTIYTQQSPFLARKIGAALVAANAARHLQGPLAEKPGDWQPLVYCWRGGQRSNAFATILDQVGWRVQLLQGGYRSYRRQVVATLYDRTLSHRLRIVSGGTGTAKTAILQALRARGAQVIDLEGLAAHRGSLFGGHGDQPSQKMFESRLAGELDTLDPQRTLWIEAESSRVGARILPPALWAAMGAAPRVEITAPLDARAAHLVATYADLRADPAMLADRIDHLRPFHAAKQIAHWHDLARSAEWRALAAELIARHYDPRYAKAKTHRQGDAALHLGSLDTDALNRAAEDLIDRFS, from the coding sequence ATGACGCCGCTGACCCTTTCCAACCTCACTGATCTGACCCGTTGCGCCGCCGATACGATCATCGATGTGCGCGCGCCGTCGGAATTTGCAGAAGACCATCTGCCCGGCGCAATCAATCTGCCCGTGCTCAGCGACTCCGAGCGGGCCGAGGTCGGCACGATCTACACCCAGCAAAGCCCGTTTCTGGCCCGCAAGATCGGTGCCGCCCTTGTCGCCGCAAACGCCGCGCGACATTTGCAGGGGCCGCTGGCCGAGAAACCGGGCGACTGGCAGCCCTTGGTGTATTGCTGGCGGGGCGGGCAGCGCTCCAATGCCTTTGCCACAATTCTCGATCAGGTGGGCTGGCGGGTCCAGCTGTTGCAGGGCGGCTACCGCAGCTATCGGCGGCAGGTGGTTGCAACGCTCTATGATCGAACGCTGTCCCACCGCTTGCGCATCGTCAGCGGCGGCACCGGCACTGCCAAGACCGCGATCTTGCAGGCACTGCGGGCACGCGGTGCGCAGGTGATCGACCTCGAAGGATTGGCAGCCCATCGCGGGTCGCTCTTCGGGGGCCACGGGGACCAACCCAGCCAGAAGATGTTTGAGAGCCGCCTTGCCGGAGAGCTCGACACGCTTGATCCACAGCGCACCCTCTGGATCGAAGCAGAGAGCAGTCGCGTGGGCGCGCGAATCCTGCCCCCGGCGCTTTGGGCCGCGATGGGCGCCGCCCCCCGCGTGGAGATCACCGCCCCATTGGACGCACGCGCCGCGCATCTGGTTGCCACCTACGCCGATTTGCGTGCAGATCCCGCGATGCTGGCGGACCGTATCGACCACCTGCGCCCTTTTCACGCGGCCAAGCAGATTGCGCATTGGCATGACTTGGCCCGCAGTGCGGAATGGCGCGCCCTCGCCGCAGAGCTGATCGCCAGGCATTACGATCCACGCTACGCCAAGGCAAAGACGCACCGACAGGGCGACGCCGCGCTGCACCTCGGTTCGCTGGACACCGACGCCCTGAACCGCGCCGCAGAAGATCTGATTGACCGGTTCAGCTGA
- a CDS encoding Dps family protein: MTQTAASLSSEARATIADALNQAVAETAVTTMLAQNFHWNVTGMAFGPLHDLFQKIYEDHFIGQDDLAERIRALDAHAQGTLAGMVQRSKVSEHAGEATDQQMIKMLMDAQQTLAATLAEAGALASEHGDTLTEDLCIARGTEHEKFAWFLRAHLA, encoded by the coding sequence ATGACACAAACAGCAGCTTCCCTGAGTAGCGAGGCCCGCGCGACCATTGCGGACGCCCTCAATCAGGCTGTGGCCGAAACAGCGGTGACAACAATGCTCGCGCAGAATTTTCATTGGAACGTGACCGGTATGGCCTTTGGCCCCCTGCATGATCTTTTTCAGAAGATCTACGAAGATCATTTCATCGGGCAGGACGATCTGGCCGAACGGATCCGCGCGCTTGACGCCCATGCCCAGGGCACGCTCGCGGGGATGGTCCAGCGGTCAAAGGTGAGTGAACACGCAGGCGAGGCGACCGACCAGCAGATGATAAAGATGCTGATGGACGCACAGCAAACGCTTGCCGCGACACTGGCGGAGGCGGGCGCGCTGGCGTCCGAGCATGGAGACACGCTGACGGAGGATTTGTGCATCGCCCGCGGCACTGAGCACGAGAAATTCGCCTGGTTCCTGCGCGCGCACCTTGCGTAA